A genomic stretch from Chitinophaga agri includes:
- a CDS encoding sensor histidine kinase, which translates to MEQKDKGVDPVTYREEYQEWMRFALQAAGLGTWDMDPINKRVIWDDRCRELYGFPEGNVTTYESVLTYVHPDDKELVNTAVEKAMAGDAGGKYDIEFRTIGAADNKLRWLRCIGQAYFNEQQVAYRFAGTAQDITKQRKSRERQAMLFSLVESGSDCMAASDIDGRLFYINPSGRKLLGIPLDLDVSLLEDKDFYVTDSYQTFSTDILPLLKEGRKWAGRIYLKHYLTKETIPFHADYTAIRDPRTHHIIGRGASLRDLRPELEAKREQQKLLALLENSRDFVSLSSDDGYVSYVNAAGLKLLGLQTLEEAKRHNSEYLMPEERERLKEVVNKDLFSRGQWSGEILYRHFRTGEAIPVHGTTMLVYDPVTGMSQGRATISRDLREEKALRQRMIDNEQELEKLVEQRTGELKKANIDLNIVNQNLEQFAYVASHDLQEPLRKINMFSALLQDKYANELNEAGVRNLGIIRNAATRMTTLIQDLLAFSRVSRQDHLFEKVDLRQTLEQVVADLDLLIQQKSATINYDSLCTVNAIPLHMTQLFQNLLSNALKFSKADVPPVISLTSRMMAPQEVAEHPQLQNGTPYCEIKVQDNGIGFAATYARKIFVIFQRLHGRGEYEGSGIGLALCQKIVIAHHGIIYGESVEKEGATFTVILPAYT; encoded by the coding sequence ATGGAACAAAAAGATAAGGGAGTAGATCCGGTGACCTACCGGGAAGAATATCAGGAGTGGATGCGCTTTGCGTTGCAGGCTGCCGGTTTGGGTACCTGGGACATGGATCCGATCAACAAGCGTGTTATATGGGATGACCGTTGCCGTGAGTTGTATGGCTTTCCGGAAGGAAACGTCACCACCTATGAAAGTGTACTCACGTACGTACATCCCGACGATAAGGAGCTGGTGAACACCGCTGTAGAGAAAGCGATGGCAGGAGATGCCGGCGGTAAATATGATATAGAATTCCGTACCATTGGTGCGGCTGACAATAAATTACGCTGGCTGAGATGTATCGGACAGGCTTACTTCAATGAACAGCAAGTCGCTTACCGCTTTGCAGGAACAGCCCAGGATATCACCAAACAGCGCAAAAGCCGGGAAAGACAGGCGATGTTATTTTCCCTGGTAGAAAGTGGTTCAGATTGTATGGCGGCGTCAGATATCGATGGCCGTCTGTTCTATATAAACCCGTCTGGCCGGAAACTCCTGGGCATTCCATTGGATCTGGATGTATCGCTCCTGGAAGACAAAGACTTCTATGTAACAGATAGCTATCAGACCTTCAGCACAGATATCCTTCCCCTGCTTAAAGAAGGCCGGAAATGGGCTGGCAGGATCTACCTGAAACATTATCTCACAAAAGAAACGATTCCTTTTCACGCAGATTATACCGCTATCCGGGATCCCAGGACCCATCACATTATTGGCCGCGGAGCATCCCTGCGCGATCTCCGCCCGGAGCTGGAAGCCAAGAGAGAGCAGCAGAAACTGCTGGCGTTACTCGAGAACAGCCGCGACTTCGTAAGCCTTTCAAGTGATGATGGTTATGTGTCTTATGTGAATGCTGCGGGTCTCAAACTGCTCGGCCTGCAGACACTTGAAGAGGCAAAAAGGCACAACAGCGAATACCTGATGCCGGAGGAACGGGAGCGTCTGAAGGAGGTGGTGAACAAAGACCTCTTCAGCCGGGGACAATGGTCGGGCGAAATATTATACCGTCATTTCCGTACAGGAGAAGCCATCCCCGTTCATGGCACGACGATGCTGGTATACGATCCGGTAACGGGTATGTCGCAGGGGCGGGCCACTATTTCCCGCGATCTGAGAGAAGAGAAAGCATTGCGTCAGCGCATGATAGACAACGAGCAGGAACTGGAAAAGCTCGTAGAACAGCGCACCGGCGAACTGAAAAAAGCTAACATCGACCTGAATATCGTCAATCAGAACCTGGAGCAGTTTGCCTATGTAGCCAGCCATGACCTGCAGGAGCCGCTGCGGAAGATCAACATGTTCTCCGCACTGTTACAGGATAAGTATGCGAATGAACTGAATGAAGCGGGCGTACGCAATCTCGGTATCATCCGGAATGCGGCGACCAGGATGACCACCCTGATCCAGGACCTGCTGGCCTTTTCAAGAGTGTCCCGCCAGGATCACTTATTTGAAAAGGTAGACCTTCGGCAAACATTGGAGCAGGTCGTTGCAGACCTTGACCTGCTGATCCAGCAGAAAAGCGCGACGATCAACTACGATAGCCTTTGCACAGTGAACGCTATCCCGCTGCATATGACACAGCTGTTCCAGAACTTACTGAGTAACGCGCTGAAGTTCAGTAAGGCAGATGTGCCGCCGGTGATCAGTCTCACTTCCCGGATGATGGCGCCACAGGAAGTGGCCGAACATCCGCAGCTGCAGAATGGTACGCCTTATTGCGAAATAAAGGTACAGGACAACGGTATCGGATTTGCCGCAACATATGCGCGTAAGATCTTCGTGATCTTCCAGCGCCTGCATGGAAGGGGAGAATATGAAGGAAGTGGCATCGGACTGGCACTCTGTCAGAAAATAGTGATCGCCCACCATGGTATTATCTACGGAGAATCAGTCGAAAAGGAGGGCGCCACCTTTACAGTTATATTACCGGCGTACACTTGA